CACACATGAAAGTTGGTGTTCTAGGCTGTATGGCAGAACGCTTAAAGAGTAAATTTCTTGAAGAAGAAAAAATTGTAGATATGGTTGTAGGCCCAGATGCCTATAAAGATTTACCTAATTTAATTAAAGAGATTGACGAAGGTAGAGATGCTGTAAATGTTATTTTATCAAAAGATGAAACTTACGGAGACATCAGTCCTGTTCGTTTACAAACCAATGGTGTTAGTGCATTTGTTTCTATTACTAGAGGTTGTGATAACATGTGTACCTTTTGCGTTGTTCCTTTTACTAGAGGTAGAGAGCGTAGTCGTGAACCACAATCAATTCTCAAAGAAATTCAAGATCTCCACGATAGTAATTTTAAAGAGGTTACACTCTTAGGCCAAAACGTAGATAGTTATTTATGGTACGGAGGAGGCCTAAAGAAAGAGTTTGAAAAAGCTACCGATATGCAAAAAGCTACTGCGGTAAATTTTTCCTCCTTACTAGATACCGTTGCAAAGAAATTCCCAAAAATGAGAATTCGCTTTTCTACATCTAACCCTCAAGATATGACTCTTGATGTTATTGAAACTGTAGCAAAACATAAAAACATTTGCAACCACATACATTTACCGGTACAAAGTGGTAGCAATCGTATTTTAAAAGAAATGAACCGCTTACATACCATTGAAGAATATATAACTCTTATTGATAATATCAGAAGAATTTTACCAGATTGTGCTATATCTCAAGATATGATTTCTGGTTTCCCTACAGAAACTGAAGAAGACCACCAAGCCACAATTGATGTTCTTAAACGCGTTCAATATGATTTTGGGTATATGTATTCCTATTCGGAACGCCCAGGAACAATGGCCGCTAGGAAGCTAGAAGATGACGTTCCTGAGGAAACTAAAAAGAGACGATTAGCAGAAATAATAGCCGTACAAAGAGAAAATGGCCATATTAAAACTAGAGAACATTTAGGAAAAACTGAAGAAGTACTAATTGAAGGTTCCTCAAAAAAATCTGATCAAGATTGGATGGGAAGAAATTCCCAGAATGCCGTAGTAATTTTTGCAAAAGGAAATTACAAAATAGGTGATTTAGTACATGTGAAAATAACTGATTGCACCTCTGCTACTTTACTTGGCGAGGCAAT
This genomic stretch from Cellulophaga algicola DSM 14237 harbors:
- the miaB gene encoding tRNA (N6-isopentenyl adenosine(37)-C2)-methylthiotransferase MiaB; this encodes MEKIINEENQGQAVALDKITGNGRKLYIESYGCAMNFSDSEVVASILAKEGFNTTQILEEADLVLVNTCSIREKAELTVRKRLEKFNAVKKTRPHMKVGVLGCMAERLKSKFLEEEKIVDMVVGPDAYKDLPNLIKEIDEGRDAVNVILSKDETYGDISPVRLQTNGVSAFVSITRGCDNMCTFCVVPFTRGRERSREPQSILKEIQDLHDSNFKEVTLLGQNVDSYLWYGGGLKKEFEKATDMQKATAVNFSSLLDTVAKKFPKMRIRFSTSNPQDMTLDVIETVAKHKNICNHIHLPVQSGSNRILKEMNRLHTIEEYITLIDNIRRILPDCAISQDMISGFPTETEEDHQATIDVLKRVQYDFGYMYSYSERPGTMAARKLEDDVPEETKKRRLAEIIAVQRENGHIKTREHLGKTEEVLIEGSSKKSDQDWMGRNSQNAVVIFAKGNYKIGDLVHVKITDCTSATLLGEAIELVVN